CTATGTCATACCCAAGGATTTCACGCTGCAGAATTACGTCCACGTATTCCAGCAGGTGCCGGTGTTCCATTACATGTGGAACACCATCATCGTCGCCATCATCTCCATCGCGGGCAATGTCATCTTCTCCACGATGGCGGGCTACGCGCTGGGCCGATTGAAATGGCATGGCAGGAATGCCGTGTTCACCCTGTTCATGGCTACTATGGTCATCCCGGTCGAAGGCGTGATCATCTCGCAGTTCCTGATCATGCGCAGCATCCATCTGCAGAATACCCTGCTGGCCGTCGCGCTGCCGGGAATGTGCGGTGCCATCAACATCCTGCTGATGACCAACGCGTTCAAGGCCATCCCCAAGGAGCTTGAGGAGGCCGCGCAGGTGGACGGCGCCAATCTGTGGCAGCAGTTCTTCAACATCTGCGTCCCACAGGTCAAGGGCACGATGACGGTGGTCGGCATCTTCGCCTTTGTCGGTGCGTGGAACGACTTCCTTTGGCCGT
The window above is part of the Bifidobacterium sp. ESL0704 genome. Proteins encoded here:
- a CDS encoding carbohydrate ABC transporter permease, with the protein product MQKNHKRITAGKVGQYVVLVLVFILLVGPFVWELSLSLKGPKDNVYAVPPYVIPKDFTLQNYVHVFQQVPVFHYMWNTIIVAIISIAGNVIFSTMAGYALGRLKWHGRNAVFTLFMATMVIPVEGVIISQFLIMRSIHLQNTLLAVALPGMCGAINILLMTNAFKAIPKELEEAAQVDGANLWQQFFNICVPQVKGTMTVVGIFAFVGAWNDFLWPLIVISDEKNYTLTLGMNRLKGMFVSDPRLIAAGALVSLIPILIFFACFQRYFFQGLEQGGIKE